Proteins encoded in a region of the Coffea eugenioides isolate CCC68of chromosome 4, Ceug_1.0, whole genome shotgun sequence genome:
- the LOC113767802 gene encoding protein NBR1 homolog isoform X1 encodes MESTKVIKVKHGETLRRFSCRILNGELDLDFNGLREKIIGLFKFTPDAELTLTYVDEDGDIVTLGDNEDLCDVVRQSLNPLRVTVKLSTESSGMSSARTSGSSTPLRSPQMQQPLQNLSSNSLLKSVPVPIRRIIVKICNDLASTGTPSAQTLTDLVRTFSEMGLPYLNQLSDLAAANVSKQDGASGCTTNVPASSQEADVSAASGPENPSARNKEVYPSIESKGPANGKENAINGSGGVKALARELPGLEVLKAALESANHKPPHATEIDAGKEEVDRQSDELPLFGKFVPFSSTSVPPTSNTVTGDNKEASGDPNELMAMKPLGALAFQSYPPNAVWSNLSSHLRDTIGGAKNVLQTGFGSSLGSNAIPMNECPFSGVPLGNSPVLPPQPPPCVVQPRRNHGLSDDSGIFHRGVRCDGCGVHPITGPRFKSKVKDDYDLCSICFAQMGNESDYIRMDRPISYRHHHPHSFRGFYDLNNRVHAPLQPPVFRCGGKASRHKLDSRFIQDVNILDGTIMAPSTSFTKIWKMRNNGSVVWPQGTQLVWIGGDRLSDIFSVDTEIASAGLPVEQELDIAVDFVAPDRPGRYISYWRMASPSGQKFGQRVWVLIHVNASSKELQQEGFRGFNLNLPPINSGISGPEIINVNPEPLVVDSLPQVNNSSGGMHLVEPVVDASPEKEQEVNFPINDSLLVGGAASSPVSAVPASLGSYPIVDLSEVAPPDLTPLPAIIGETSAQDVKENAAKADESFIKYVKRSDVEEALLKELEDMGFKQVDLNKEILRLNGYNLEKSVDDLCGVSGWDPILEELREMGFCDKATNQKLLQKNNGSIKRVVMDLIAGEK; translated from the exons ATGGAGTCTACTAAAGTGATCAAG GTTAAGCATGGAGAAACACTAAGGCGTTTCAGTTGTCGGATTTTGAATGGGGAACTTGACCTTGATTTTAATGGGCTGAGAGAGAAGATCATTGGCCTTTTCAAGTTCACCCCTGATGCTGAACTCACTCTGACTTATGTGGATGAGGATGGTGACATAGTAACACTTGGTGACAATGAAGATCTGTGTGATGTGGTTAGGCAATCCCTGAATCCTTTGAGGGTTACTGTGAAGTTGAGTACTGAAAGCAGCGGCATGTCTTCTGCTAGAACTAGTGGAAGCTCTACACCTCTGAGATCTCCTCAAATGCAGCAGCCGTTGCAGAACCTCAGCTCTAATTCTTTGTTAAAATCTGTACCTGTGCCGATCCGTCGGATCATTGTAAAGATATGCAATGACTTGGCATCTACAGGCACTCCCTCTGCTCAAACTCTTACTGATTTGGTGCGAACTTTTTCAGAGATGGGGTTGCCCTATCTGAATCAACTATCAGATCTGGCTGCTGCTAATGTTAGTAAGCAGGATGGGGCTTCTGGATGCACCACAAATGTTCCAGCATCTTCTCAAGAAGCAGATGTTTCTGCTGCATCTGGACCTGAAAATCCATCTGCAAGAAATAAGGAGGTCTATCCTTCCATCGAATCAAAAGGTCCAGCAAATGGAAAGGAGAATGCTATCAATGGCAGTGGAGGTGTGAAGGCCTTAGCTAGAGAACTTCCTGGATTGGAGGTTCTTAAGGCTGCTCTTGAATCGGCTAATCATAAGCCACCTCATGCAACTGAGATTGATGCGGGTAAGGAGGAGGTTGATCGTCAGTCTGATGAGCTACCTTTATTTGGCAAGTTTGTGCCGTTTTCATCAACAAGTGTTCCACCCACTTCAAATACAGTTACTGGTGATAACAAGGAGGCCTCTGGCGATCCTAATGAGTTAATGGCAATGAAGCCTCTTGGTGCACTTGCTTTCCAAAGTTACCCTCCCAATGCAGTGTGGTCTAATCTGAGTTCTCACCTTAGAGACACTATTGGTGGGGCCAAGAATGTGTTGCAGACAGGTTTTGGTAGCTCTTTAGGCTCAAATGCAATTCCAATGAATGAGTGTCCATTCTCAGGAGTACCTTTGGGTAACAGCCCAGTTCTTCCTCCACAGCCTCCTCCTTGTGTTGTCCAGCCTAGAAGGAATCATGGACTGTCTGATGACTCTGGAATTTTCCATCGTGGTGTTCGATGTGATGGCTGTGGGGTGCATCCAATTACTGGCCCTCGCTTCAAGTCCAAAGT GAAAGATGATTATGATCTTTGCAGTATCTGCTTTGCCCAAATGGGTAATGAAAGTGATTACATCAGAATGGATCGTCCTATATCCTATCGGCACCACCACCCCCATTCTTTCAGGGGATTTTATGATCTC AATAATCGGGTGCATGCTCCACTACAGCCACCAGTCTTCAGGTGTGGTGGGAAGGCCAGTCGGCATAAGCTAGACAGTCGTTTCATTCAGGATGTCAATATCCTTGATGGTACGATTATGGCCCCATCAACTTCATTCACCAAGATTTGGAAGATGAGGAACAATGGTTCTGTGGTGTGGCCTCAAGGAACACAGCTGGTTTGGATTGGAGGAGATAGGCTGAGTGATATATTTTCTGTTGACACAGAG ATTGCTTCTGCTGGTTTACCCGTTGAACAGGAACTTGACATTGCAGTTGATTTTGTTGCTCCTGATCGTCCGGGTCGGTACATTTCATACTGGAGGATGGCTTCTCCATCTGGTCAGAAGTTTGGCCAGCGTGTTTGGGTTCTTATCCAT GTCAATGCTTCTTCGAAGGAGCTGCAGCAGGAAGGTTTTCGAGGCTTTAATCTGAATTTGCCACCTATTAACAGTGGTATATCAGGCCCTGAAATTATTAATGTTAATCCCGAGCCTTTGGTGGTGGACAGCCTGCCTCAGGTCAATAATTCTAGTGGAGGCATGCACCTGGTGGAACCAGTTGTTGATGCCTCACCAGAGAAAGAACAGGAGGTGAACTTTCCCATAAATGACTCCTTGCTGGTTGGTGGTGCTGCATCATCCCCTGTTTCAGCAGTCCCTGCCTCTTTAGGTTCCTATCCCATCGTTGATCTGTCTGAGGTTGCACCACCTGATCTCACTCCTTTACCAGCTATTATTGGGGAGACTTCTGCTCAAGATGTCAAAGAAAATGCCGCCAAGGCAGATGAGAGCTTCATTAAATATGTCAAACGGTCTGATGTGGAGGAGGCCCTCCTTAAAGAACTTGAAGACATGGGTTTTAAACAAGTTGACTTGAACAAGGAGATCCTGAGGCTCAATGGGTATAACTTGGAGAAATCAGTTGATGATCTTTGTGGCGTGTCAGGTTGGGATCCTATCCTTGAGGAGCTCCGTGAGATG GGTTTCTGTGATAAAGCAACAAACCAAAAATTGCTGCAGAAGAACAATGGAAGCATCAAGCGTGTAGTCATGGACCTTATTGCTGGAGAGAAGTGA
- the LOC113767802 gene encoding protein NBR1 homolog isoform X2, whose protein sequence is MESTKVIKVKHGETLRRFSCRILNGELDLDFNGLREKIIGLFKFTPDAELTLTYVDEDGDIVTLGDNEDLCDVVRQSLNPLRVTVKLSTESSGMSSARTSGSSTPLRSPQMQQPLQNLSSNSLLKSVPVPIRRIIVKICNDLASTGTPSAQTLTDLVRTFSEMGLPYLNQLSDLAAANVSKQDGASGCTTNVPASSQEADVSAASGPENPSARNKEVYPSIESKGPANGKENAINGSGGVKALARELPGLEVLKAALESANHKPPHATEIDAGKEEVDRQSDELPLFGKFVPFSSTSVPPTSNTVTGDNKEASGDPNELMAMKPLGALAFQSYPPNAVWSNLSSHLRDTIGGAKNVLQTGFGSSLGSNAIPMNECPFSGVPLGNSPVLPPQPPPCVVQPRRNHGLSDDSGIFHRGVRCDGCGVHPITGPRFKSKVKDDYDLCSICFAQMGNESDYIRMDRPISYRHHHPHSFRGFYDLNNRVHAPLQPPVFRCGGKASRHKLDSRFIQDVNILDGTIMAPSTSFTKIWKMRNNGSVVWPQGTQLVWIGGDRLSDIFSVDTEIASAGLPVEQELDIAVDFVAPDRPGRYISYWRMASPSGQKFGQRVWVLIHVNASSKELQQEGFRGFNLNLPPINSGISGPEIINVNPEPLVVDSLPQVNNSSGGMHLVEPVVDASPEKEQEVNFPINDSLLVGGAASSPVSAVPASLGSYPIVDLSEVAPPDLTPLPAIIGETSAQDVKENAAKADESFIKYVKRSDVEEALLKELEDMGFKQVDLNKEILRLNGYNLEKSVDDLCGVSGFL, encoded by the exons ATGGAGTCTACTAAAGTGATCAAG GTTAAGCATGGAGAAACACTAAGGCGTTTCAGTTGTCGGATTTTGAATGGGGAACTTGACCTTGATTTTAATGGGCTGAGAGAGAAGATCATTGGCCTTTTCAAGTTCACCCCTGATGCTGAACTCACTCTGACTTATGTGGATGAGGATGGTGACATAGTAACACTTGGTGACAATGAAGATCTGTGTGATGTGGTTAGGCAATCCCTGAATCCTTTGAGGGTTACTGTGAAGTTGAGTACTGAAAGCAGCGGCATGTCTTCTGCTAGAACTAGTGGAAGCTCTACACCTCTGAGATCTCCTCAAATGCAGCAGCCGTTGCAGAACCTCAGCTCTAATTCTTTGTTAAAATCTGTACCTGTGCCGATCCGTCGGATCATTGTAAAGATATGCAATGACTTGGCATCTACAGGCACTCCCTCTGCTCAAACTCTTACTGATTTGGTGCGAACTTTTTCAGAGATGGGGTTGCCCTATCTGAATCAACTATCAGATCTGGCTGCTGCTAATGTTAGTAAGCAGGATGGGGCTTCTGGATGCACCACAAATGTTCCAGCATCTTCTCAAGAAGCAGATGTTTCTGCTGCATCTGGACCTGAAAATCCATCTGCAAGAAATAAGGAGGTCTATCCTTCCATCGAATCAAAAGGTCCAGCAAATGGAAAGGAGAATGCTATCAATGGCAGTGGAGGTGTGAAGGCCTTAGCTAGAGAACTTCCTGGATTGGAGGTTCTTAAGGCTGCTCTTGAATCGGCTAATCATAAGCCACCTCATGCAACTGAGATTGATGCGGGTAAGGAGGAGGTTGATCGTCAGTCTGATGAGCTACCTTTATTTGGCAAGTTTGTGCCGTTTTCATCAACAAGTGTTCCACCCACTTCAAATACAGTTACTGGTGATAACAAGGAGGCCTCTGGCGATCCTAATGAGTTAATGGCAATGAAGCCTCTTGGTGCACTTGCTTTCCAAAGTTACCCTCCCAATGCAGTGTGGTCTAATCTGAGTTCTCACCTTAGAGACACTATTGGTGGGGCCAAGAATGTGTTGCAGACAGGTTTTGGTAGCTCTTTAGGCTCAAATGCAATTCCAATGAATGAGTGTCCATTCTCAGGAGTACCTTTGGGTAACAGCCCAGTTCTTCCTCCACAGCCTCCTCCTTGTGTTGTCCAGCCTAGAAGGAATCATGGACTGTCTGATGACTCTGGAATTTTCCATCGTGGTGTTCGATGTGATGGCTGTGGGGTGCATCCAATTACTGGCCCTCGCTTCAAGTCCAAAGT GAAAGATGATTATGATCTTTGCAGTATCTGCTTTGCCCAAATGGGTAATGAAAGTGATTACATCAGAATGGATCGTCCTATATCCTATCGGCACCACCACCCCCATTCTTTCAGGGGATTTTATGATCTC AATAATCGGGTGCATGCTCCACTACAGCCACCAGTCTTCAGGTGTGGTGGGAAGGCCAGTCGGCATAAGCTAGACAGTCGTTTCATTCAGGATGTCAATATCCTTGATGGTACGATTATGGCCCCATCAACTTCATTCACCAAGATTTGGAAGATGAGGAACAATGGTTCTGTGGTGTGGCCTCAAGGAACACAGCTGGTTTGGATTGGAGGAGATAGGCTGAGTGATATATTTTCTGTTGACACAGAG ATTGCTTCTGCTGGTTTACCCGTTGAACAGGAACTTGACATTGCAGTTGATTTTGTTGCTCCTGATCGTCCGGGTCGGTACATTTCATACTGGAGGATGGCTTCTCCATCTGGTCAGAAGTTTGGCCAGCGTGTTTGGGTTCTTATCCAT GTCAATGCTTCTTCGAAGGAGCTGCAGCAGGAAGGTTTTCGAGGCTTTAATCTGAATTTGCCACCTATTAACAGTGGTATATCAGGCCCTGAAATTATTAATGTTAATCCCGAGCCTTTGGTGGTGGACAGCCTGCCTCAGGTCAATAATTCTAGTGGAGGCATGCACCTGGTGGAACCAGTTGTTGATGCCTCACCAGAGAAAGAACAGGAGGTGAACTTTCCCATAAATGACTCCTTGCTGGTTGGTGGTGCTGCATCATCCCCTGTTTCAGCAGTCCCTGCCTCTTTAGGTTCCTATCCCATCGTTGATCTGTCTGAGGTTGCACCACCTGATCTCACTCCTTTACCAGCTATTATTGGGGAGACTTCTGCTCAAGATGTCAAAGAAAATGCCGCCAAGGCAGATGAGAGCTTCATTAAATATGTCAAACGGTCTGATGTGGAGGAGGCCCTCCTTAAAGAACTTGAAGACATGGGTTTTAAACAAGTTGACTTGAACAAGGAGATCCTGAGGCTCAATGGGTATAACTTGGAGAAATCAGTTGATGATCTTTGTGGCGTGTCAG GGTTTCTGTGA
- the LOC113768940 gene encoding pentatricopeptide repeat-containing protein At1g08070, chloroplastic-like → MGFTLSDFPARTITTKTTTILQVPDNPKTLILEKCRTTRDLNQVHAHLIKTRLLHNPNVANPLLESAALLLPNPSINYALNIFHDLEKPDSAAYNAMIRGLTLKQSSNEAILFFRQMIEHLVKPDKFSFSSVLKACSRLKALMEGQQIHAQIFKCQWSCKHEELVNNALVYMYASCGEMVLARRVFDGMSERSTITWNSMFSGYVKSGFWEEVTRLFREMLDMEVQFDGVTLISVLTACRKLGDLELGQWIDDYVEVNGLMGNANLVTSLFDMYAKCGCVDAARRLFDRMPRKDVVAWSAMIAGYSQANRGKDALSLFHEMQKANVEPNEVTMVTVLSSCALLGALETGKWVHSYIKKKKWKLTVTLGTALVDFYAKCGCVDSAVEVFQEMPSTNVLSWTALIQGLASNGQGVRALEYYSLMQQQNIAPNDVTFIGVLCACSHAGLVDQGWAFFTSMTRDFGFEPRIEHCGCMVDILGRAGRIEEAYNFIKSMTTKPNAVVWRTLLASCRFHKNVEIAEESLKQVVRLEPAHAGDYILLSNVYASVGRLEDALRVRSQMKEIGVKKSPGCSLIELDGVIHEFLAEDSLHPDLEDIYTAIDHIMKRIKLAGYVPNTAEGRLDAEEDGKEASISHHSEKLAIAFGLLKTTPGATIRISKNLRICTDCHNAAKLISTVFDRVLVIRDRNRFHHFAGGTCSCNDFW, encoded by the coding sequence atggGCTTTACACTTTCAGATTTTCCCGCCAGAACCATAACTACCAAAACTACCACCATTTTACAAGTTCCAGACAATCCCAAAACCTTAATTCTTGAAAAATGCAGGACTACTAGGGATCTCAACCAAGTCCATGCCCACCTGATCAAGACCCGCCTCCTTCACAACCCAAATGTAGCCAATCCCCTTCTAGAATCAGCCGCACTTCTCCTCCCAAATCCCTCTATCAACTATGCGCTTAACATCTTTCATGATCTCGAAAAACCCGACTCAGCGGCCTACAATGCCATGATCAGGGGCTTGACGTTGAAACAATCTTCTAATGAGGCCATCCTTTTTTTCAGGCAAATGATCGAACACTTAGTGAAACCTGATAAATTTAGTTTCTCTAGTGTCTTGAAGGCCTGTTCCAGGCTTAAAGCTTTGATGGAAGGTCAACAGATTCATGCCCAGATTTTCAAATGTCAGTGGAGTTGCAAGCATGAAGAGCTTGTCAACAATGCGTTGGTTTATATGTATGCCAGTTGCGGTGAGATGGTGCTTGCGCGTCGGGTGTTTGATGGTATGAGTGAGAGAAGCACGATCACGTGGAATTCGATGTTTTCTGGGTATGTTAAAAGTGGATTCTGGGAAGAAGTTACACGGTTGTTTAGGGAAATGTTGGATATGGAAGTTCAGTTTGATGGGGTTACACTGATTAGCGTTTTGACTGCCTGCAGGAAGTTGGGGGACTTGGAATTGGGACAGTGGATAGATGACTATGTAGAAGTAAATGGACTAATGGGAAATGCTAATTTAGTTACCTCACTTTTTGACATGTACGCAAAGTGCGGTTGTGTGGATGCAGCCAGGAGATTATTTGATAGGATGCCTCGAAAGGATGTTGTCGCATGGAGTGCCATGATTGCTGGCTATAGCCAGGCAAATCGAGGCAAGGATGCACTTTCTCTGTTCCATGAGATGCAAAAGGCCAATGTGGAACCAAATGAGGTTACTATGGTTACTGTGCTTTCGTCCTGTGCTCTTCTTGGAGCTTTAGAAACTGGAAAATGGGTACATTCCTATATTAAGAAAAAGAAGTGGAAGCTCACTGTCACTCTTGGGACTGCATTAGTGGATTTCTATGCCAAGTGTGGTTGTGTTGATAGTGCAGTTGAAGTGTTCCAAGAGATGCCTTCAACAAATGTATTGTCATGGACAGCGCTAATTCAAGGTCTTGCTAGTAATGGACAAGGGGTAAGGGCTCTGGAGTACTACAGTTTGATGCAGCAACAGAACATTGCACCAAATGATGTCACATTCATTGGTGTTCTGTGTGCCTGTAGTCATGCAGGCTTAGTTGATCAGGGTTGGGCTTTCTTTACAAGTATGACTAGAGATTTTGGCTTTGAACCGAGGATTGAACACTGTGGTTGCATGGTTGATATTCTTGGTCGGGCAGGAAGGATTGAAGAAGCCTACAACTTTATCAAAAGCATGACTACCAAGCCCAATGCTGTAGTATGGAGGACATTGTTGGCTTCATGTAGATTTCATAAGAATGTTGAAATTGCTGAGGAATCACTGAAGCAAGTTGTGAGATTGGAGCCTGCGCATGCTGGTGATTACATACTTCTTTCCAATGTCTATGCTTCAGTTGGTAGATTGGAAGATGCTTTAAGGGTAAGGAGTCAGATGAAAGAAATTGGAGTAAAGAAAAGTCCTGGATGTAGCTTGATTGAACTAGATGGGGTCATTCACGAGTTTTTGGCTGAAGACAGTTTACATCCTGATTTAGAGGATATTTACACGGCAATAGATCACATCATGAAGCGGATAAAATTGGCAGGGTATGTTCCAAACACGGCTGAGGGGAGGTTAGATGCAGAGGAAGATGGTAAGGAAGCTTCCATATCTCACCATAGCGAAAAGCTGGCCATTGCTTTTGGCCTTCTTAAAACTACTCCTGGGGCTACGATTAGAATATCCAAGAATCTTAGGATATGTACAGATTGTCATAATGCAGCAAAATTGATATCAACAGTTTTCGATAGAGTACTTGTCATTAGGGACAGGAACCGTTTCCACCATTTTGCAGGGGGGACATGTTCCTGCAATGATTTTTGGTAG